In one Corallococcus sp. EGB genomic region, the following are encoded:
- a CDS encoding FrgA protein, with the protein MPSRLAQHLVSRALLTQEQAGELLRQHQALGGHLDTALLERGLSEADVLAMLGEASGFRPVNLVDFEPNLDVASFIPPKIAERLSVVPLSLDGNTLHVACAYPVPKKELDEVGFLLGKPLELWVAIELRVREWISVIYRQPLPPRFVQLAEALARQAGSLTPPPPPPPDDESMTVDMVEQLARSVAQEPVPAAPRPAAARGPEPADIPPPAYVREPLRLNTSAGPVTTARAVQRPTPPPVAADIPPPAYTREPLRLNMPATPPAQAPNRGASGNAAPPTLYPPGERPVPPPQPIPVLSPVGQANTPASAPQGPAQGGRPAAPGAYATPPQTAPSRPGSTVQQAPAAAQGLGGPGPVTQGFGGPGPSATTAQPPRPGTTAPQATQGSERPGTTVQSAPASQGAPATGPQAAANRAGAPAQPPGARPAVWPPAPEPQARAPQAATPTSPPIPPAPPRGEPSFIIFSNPASTPGANRPRAPEPTSVPGASSAPDAAVPEWTLPQARSALREATRDLDRLLDVALRFGRRTFDYVAAFAVVRGAAGGWDSRGEGWDANALAQVSIPLDASSVFRTVAVTRGSYAGPLPPDALTRHYLELFGRQAPRTVFLYPVEVKGRLVAILYGDCGQKPMSQRRLSDYILFCQDLPAAFQELILFRKQRVSELRAPEEDITIDVDVPGFPAPVQPAPAPAVVAGLGWNPVFGRGGVANLGRAAALPPRVLSPEERPPPDFTPLLRRLTGPDASQRSSAIAELARSPEASARVLAQHFPGPTAWSRLPVVELPEADELGPIPAALSRLGRPAAVALAPLLDSNDADTRYLALLTAGNLPYAELVDGVLRGLFDMEPDISSAARVAAAALKHLPRLDASLRDLRQEMASRDALRRSLAARALGTLHDRDAIEGLINLTGSDDAMCAQAAAEALREVTRATLGLQPRQWSAWWAENRSRRRADWLVAALRHRELDVRLAAIEELSRALHDTLGYYADAPDVERESAVRRWESAAVDPANARRLGML; encoded by the coding sequence ATGCCTTCGCGTCTTGCCCAGCACCTCGTCTCGCGCGCCCTCCTCACCCAGGAGCAGGCCGGGGAGTTGTTGCGTCAGCATCAAGCCCTGGGAGGCCACCTGGACACGGCGCTCCTGGAGCGCGGTCTCTCCGAAGCGGACGTCCTCGCGATGTTGGGCGAGGCCTCCGGCTTCCGGCCCGTGAACCTGGTGGACTTCGAGCCGAACCTCGACGTCGCCAGCTTCATCCCTCCCAAGATCGCCGAACGCCTGAGCGTCGTCCCGCTGTCGCTGGACGGCAACACGCTGCATGTGGCGTGCGCCTATCCGGTGCCCAAGAAGGAGCTGGACGAGGTCGGCTTCCTGCTGGGCAAGCCGCTGGAGCTGTGGGTCGCCATCGAGCTGCGGGTGCGCGAGTGGATCTCCGTCATCTACCGCCAGCCGCTGCCGCCCCGCTTCGTCCAGTTGGCGGAGGCCCTCGCCCGGCAGGCCGGGTCGCTCACGCCGCCCCCGCCTCCGCCGCCGGATGACGAGTCGATGACGGTGGACATGGTGGAGCAGCTGGCGCGCTCCGTGGCCCAGGAGCCCGTGCCCGCCGCGCCCCGTCCCGCCGCCGCGCGTGGGCCCGAGCCCGCGGACATCCCGCCCCCCGCGTACGTGCGCGAGCCGCTGCGCCTGAACACCTCCGCGGGGCCGGTGACCACGGCCCGCGCGGTCCAGCGCCCCACGCCGCCGCCGGTGGCCGCGGACATCCCGCCGCCCGCGTACACGCGTGAGCCCCTGCGGCTGAACATGCCGGCCACCCCGCCCGCGCAGGCGCCGAACCGGGGTGCGTCGGGCAATGCCGCGCCGCCGACGCTCTACCCGCCGGGAGAGCGTCCCGTCCCGCCGCCACAGCCCATCCCCGTGCTGTCGCCCGTGGGACAAGCCAACACGCCCGCCTCCGCACCGCAGGGTCCCGCCCAGGGCGGCCGCCCCGCCGCGCCCGGTGCGTACGCAACGCCGCCGCAGACGGCTCCAAGCCGTCCTGGAAGCACCGTGCAGCAGGCTCCCGCGGCCGCGCAGGGCCTCGGCGGACCGGGGCCCGTGACGCAGGGATTCGGCGGGCCGGGCCCCTCCGCGACGACGGCACAGCCGCCCCGTCCGGGCACCACCGCGCCGCAGGCCACGCAGGGCTCCGAGCGACCGGGCACCACCGTCCAGTCCGCGCCGGCCTCACAGGGCGCGCCGGCGACCGGTCCCCAGGCCGCGGCGAACCGCGCGGGCGCCCCCGCGCAGCCCCCGGGAGCCCGTCCCGCGGTGTGGCCTCCCGCGCCCGAGCCGCAGGCCCGCGCGCCCCAGGCCGCCACGCCGACCTCGCCGCCCATTCCCCCCGCGCCGCCCCGGGGCGAGCCGTCGTTCATCATCTTCAGCAACCCCGCGTCCACCCCGGGCGCGAACCGGCCTCGCGCGCCGGAGCCCACGTCCGTCCCGGGTGCCTCCAGCGCGCCGGACGCCGCCGTGCCGGAGTGGACGCTGCCGCAGGCCCGCTCCGCGCTGCGGGAGGCGACGCGGGACCTGGACCGGCTGCTGGACGTGGCGCTGCGCTTCGGCCGCCGCACGTTCGACTACGTGGCCGCCTTCGCCGTCGTGCGCGGCGCCGCCGGTGGTTGGGACTCGCGCGGCGAGGGCTGGGACGCGAACGCCCTGGCCCAGGTCTCCATCCCGCTCGACGCGAGCAGCGTCTTCCGCACCGTCGCGGTCACGCGCGGCAGCTATGCGGGCCCTCTGCCGCCGGACGCGCTCACGCGGCACTACCTGGAGCTCTTCGGCCGTCAGGCCCCTCGCACCGTCTTCCTGTACCCGGTCGAGGTGAAGGGCCGCCTCGTGGCCATCCTCTACGGCGACTGCGGCCAGAAGCCCATGAGCCAGCGCCGGCTGAGCGACTACATCCTGTTCTGCCAGGACCTGCCGGCCGCCTTCCAGGAGCTCATCCTCTTCCGCAAGCAGCGCGTGTCCGAGCTGCGCGCGCCCGAGGAGGACATCACCATCGACGTGGACGTGCCCGGCTTCCCGGCCCCGGTCCAGCCCGCGCCCGCGCCCGCCGTGGTCGCCGGGCTCGGATGGAACCCCGTCTTCGGCCGTGGCGGCGTGGCCAACCTGGGCCGCGCCGCCGCGCTGCCTCCGCGGGTGCTGTCTCCCGAGGAGCGCCCGCCCCCGGACTTCACGCCGCTGTTGCGCCGGCTCACCGGTCCGGATGCGTCCCAGCGCTCCAGCGCCATCGCGGAGCTGGCGCGTTCGCCGGAAGCCAGCGCGCGCGTGCTCGCGCAGCACTTCCCCGGTCCCACCGCCTGGAGCCGCCTGCCCGTCGTGGAGCTGCCGGAGGCGGACGAGCTGGGCCCCATCCCCGCGGCGCTGTCGCGCCTGGGCCGTCCCGCGGCCGTGGCGCTGGCGCCGCTCCTGGATTCGAACGACGCGGATACGCGCTACCTGGCGCTGCTCACCGCGGGCAACCTGCCCTACGCGGAGCTGGTGGACGGCGTGCTGCGCGGTCTGTTCGACATGGAGCCGGACATCTCCAGCGCCGCGCGCGTCGCCGCCGCCGCGCTCAAGCACCTGCCTCGCCTGGACGCGTCCCTGCGCGACCTGCGCCAGGAGATGGCCAGCCGGGACGCGCTGCGCCGCTCGCTGGCGGCCCGCGCGCTGGGCACGCTGCACGACCGCGACGCCATCGAGGGCCTCATCAACCTCACCGGCAGCGACGACGCCATGTGCGCGCAGGCTGCCGCGGAGGCGCTGCGCGAAGTCACCCGCGCCACGCTGGGCCTCCAGCCGCGCCAGTGGTCCGCGTGGTGGGCGGAGAACCGCAGCCGCCGTCGCGCGGACTGGCTGGTGGCCGCGCTGCGCCACCGGGAGCTGGACGTGCGGCTCGCCGCCATCGAGGAGCTGAGCCGCGCCCTGCACGACACGCTGGGCTACTACGCGGACGCGCCCGACGTGGAGCGCGAGTCGGCGGTGCGGCGCTGGGAGTCCGCGGCGGTCGACCCCGCCAACGCCCGCCGGCTGGGCATGCTCTGA